caagcagttGAATCGCAGTATGGTAGAGCATATTTGCTTCGCTAAATTACATAATCCTAAGTACTAGTGATCTGAAACTGGAATTATTTTGATTGATTGATGGTATTAATTGATGCTTTTATGTTAAAGATTTGTCCCATTTGTGCTTCGTTGCCTGGAGGGGAAGCTAACCTGACAACAGATGACTTTGCTGGCCATTTAACATTAGAACACAGAAGCGGTCCCCGCGACCTCATCTCTTTTCTTGATGATCCCATGAACACGAGACATAGTTTACGTCGCATAACCCATTCTAATCGAGGCGTTGGACCTAGTAATCGGGCTAGACGAACAAACATGCACTTCAGGTAATTACTATGTATAGCTTCATTTTGtctaacttttctttttctgcCACAGACTTGGTTTAATTTTAAGCTTcacaagtaaaatttaaaaaaagctctcttattattattatcattattaaaaattgtttttggaaaagctcaaaaaaaaaaaaaaacttgaacattaAATTAGCCAGATTGTAGTTAGGTGTTCAATATTGTGAATTAATGCCCACAGAAAAATGGTTTAGGAATTTCAAATTGTACTTCATCAGGCACAAGAAAAGCTTTCATTAACAAATACCCTTAAAGTTAGACAGCGCTAAGCAGAgaagaattaattttggatgtaAGATATTTGCCCGTATGGTCAGCAATTAACATAATGACCactaaaaaaaagtctaaactAGATAAAAACTTTGCACGTCTTCTCTTTATAAAACATATAAAATGATTCTCAAAACTAGAAGTGAAGAAATCAACTTCTGAATGAGATGTTAACAAGAATTTTTAACACTGATCAAGATAAAGTtgtaaatacaaatgacgtcatttgcatttttgaacttCGGTCAATTTTAATTGTAAGCAATTGACGCTAACAAGAGTTGATTTCCAGTTTTCCGGTCGTGTAATTTGTTaactacgtgaaattttgaaaagaaaacatgctTTCAAAGTGTTGCAATTCATACTTTGTTCAGAGGTGCATTATGCCTGTTccttacaaaaaaattgttcattgcTTCTCGAAAAACATCCTcactttttccaaaataaattttgctccACTCTGCTAAACTTAATTTCACACGCAGAACAGGCTGTTCTGTCTTTAAATGATTCCAAGGCAGTGTGAAATACAACTCATTCTGTATAGCATATTCTCCAGATCAATGGTTTGTAAAGGAAATTTTATCTTTGTATGTCATCACATTATCCAGGATCTTGATCAGCTAGCCAATGCAATGTAGTATCAACATGGAAGAAATGTAggtaaaacaaaaaatcttgTGATGGCAATTAGTTTTCCGATGAAACAAATGAAGAGTAGTGGGAAAGTTAGAATgttgaaaattgagttatgtATACTCAGACATAGGTCGTCAACATGGTGTTCGCAATCGTTTTCTACCTCTTGCCTCAGGATGAATCATGGAAGGCATGAGTAAAGTCTTTAAAGGTAAAAGTAGTACATTTCAGAATTTCAGTTGAATTGAATTCTAATCAAATTCAAGAACGTACTCAGATGGCCATCCATACCTTAGACattttagtttcttttttttcattaactCTTCAGTTTTTAATCGGAGTTTCTCAGGAATTTTTTTGCTTATATCCTGTCATATTTTGTGCTAAAGAGATTAAGCTGCAGGGTTCTTACTAGTCTAAAAAACccagaaagtcagggaatttacggCAACCTGGAAGAGGCAGGAAATTTCTAGGAAAAGTAAGAGAACTTTGCAAGGAGCGCAATGGCTCAGCAACAGAAGCTGGTGCCATCCAAGAGAGTGCCAACATCCAAGTacctttctttttcaatttaaatctctagaagtggaaattttgttcaCAGCTAAGCAAAGTCAGCgtaatgaagaaataaaaatattctgagTTGAGGTTTTATCAAAggtcaggaaaagtcaggaaattcagaaatttggaagcaagcaaaatatttcaaggaaagtcagagaattggaaaatgaaagaaTTATGGAAACCTGGAACAAGTAGAATATGCGCTCTTatgttttttcagtgaaaccACTGAAGACACGGAAGAAAGCACTTAAATCAATTGTCCTTGCAAGAGGGATTTCCAAgatgaataaatatttttgtagcTTCTTATTGACATCTTCTCATTGTGTTTCAACTTACCGGACGTAACAATTGATTATTTCACCCAAATTTTTAAAGTGCAAAGAACTGAGAGCCATACAATGATCTCATCAGACGTATAATTGAATACTCTTGAGAATTTTCTAAATGTTCTATTTGTACGCCAATAATATTAGTCAGCGCAAATTCAGTGAGATTGCTCTTACAAGAAGTGCGTTGCATTGGCCTGGCATGGTAACATTTCCTGTTGTTTGAAACTTGTGTAGTTCATCTGGAGTTGTTTCTCATTTGTCATCATCAAGTCGCGAGTCAGTGGACCCAATAGCAGAGCTCCTGTCGCAGCTTAGCGGGGTGAGGCGCAACGCGGGTAGCACCGGATCTAACTCTTCCCAGCTGCAGCAGCTGCAGATGCAACTTCAATTAGAACGGCAACAAGTCAGGGTAAGCTCATAATTCCATGCAGTATTTTTGCAAGAGATAGTGTGGAGGCAAggcaaatggaaaaaaaaaataaataattaagatCTATGAATTGCTAGGAACTTTGGACAGAgtaaagtagtaaaaaaaagacTTATTTAGATGTAAGACGTATTTATGTAGCAACTTTGGACAGAGAAGAACAGtccaaaaaaattgactgaaaatagTCTTATTTAGTGGCTACTTCATTCAGTATATCACCATTAAATTGTGCTGTTCCCAAAAGCTGCAGCAAAACAATCATTATTCAAGCAGTCTATTTGTTCTGGGCAATACTAACTTTTGAATATATGAagtattcatgactttcttGCTAAATTTGTCTGTCCCTGCTTATTAGCTCAATTTTATTGAGCATAAAGTTACTAAAAAGTATATTCGCACTAATTTTCGATTCTATTGTGTCGGGGAAAATTATTTATCTTGCATTCAgagttatcaattttttcttcatagCAGCATGAACTAATAAGCCTGGTTTTCCCTCTTTCACTTTGCGGTGGAAAGCTTCCATTGAGTACAATGTTAAAGTagaagaaaagaataaaatggtaCCTCTGTGTCATCATATCCTGGCAGAGcactcaatttaattttaagttaactTTATAAAGCTTAGCAGGattaaaatttgtacaaaaattccCTTTTCTCTTCGTCTTACAATGTGAAAATTCTACTTAGATATTTTAAGATGTGTTGTGGAATTAACTTACGTCTTTGAAATGTAACCTGAATTCTCAATGAGGAAATTTTCCTATCTGTATCATGGGGTGACTCTCTATTTCATATAGCAGAAGTCAGCAAgatcctaaaattttaacctaACTGAAGACGTTCTCCAGATCAAGTTTAGTCAGCTCTCCAATGTTTAAAAGTTAGTAAACATAGCTGTTGGATTGTACAATGCATCTTAAAAATGTTGTGCATACAAAGGAAAAACATCATAGTGTTATGTAAGAGCAGCATTGATCAACAAGTGTGAATTGACCGATGATTGACTTTACAGGCTGCCAGACAGCAATTAGAAAGACTGCCACGTCGGCAAAATCAGAATGCAATACCTAGTAATGGAACGAGCAACAATGGCCTATCTTCTGTCGGCAACGCTCAGCAATCAGACGTCTCGGCTCAAACGCAGCAATCGCAAAACCAGTCACAGTATTTACTAACCAGGTAACCTCATTTTATTCTTCAATAATAACCTTACATTAACGCATATGTTGTGAGTCCAAAGTTAAAGacttaatttttgcagtttatgTATCCTACAATAAAAACAAGAGTGCAGCAGGATAATTCAAAATAGCAAAGGGGCAGGTGAATGAACATtgattaaactttttttttgcaaaaaatcgacAACGCCCCAGATTTTTAATTTATGTCAATACCACAAGACATGACATAGCCCCATCTTAACCATGGAGTGTATCACATTATGATGTCTTATCAAGCAGCTATAAACCTTTAACAATCAGACTGTTGATCAGATATAGCTCATCTTTGGTTATAACTGATTGGTAGTGTTTGAAACACACGCCGGCCAAACAGCAGTTTGCCGGTAAGAAATAGCCTCTGGTCGCTAAGAAAATCGTTGTTTAACTccatttttgggatttttcggcGTATTCCTGACTCAAAGCATTTGGAAagggcaatttttcattttggcccCTAAGAAATCTGAGACGGCTGgtagaaaaaaatgttgccgGCCAGATGGCTGCTAAGACTTCATgccgagtttcaaacactgctgATCGGGCTAAAATTTCAGGAGTGGTTTGTCGAACGATTGTGTCTGTCTGAATTGAGCCTGAGTTGTCAGGCATCAACTCTGCCGTACCGGAACTGAAGATTCCAGAGGTTTTGTCTGCTGGGTATTGGCTATGAGAGATAAGAAGCTGCGCACAAATGCCACTTAAGCATTTTGTTACTCTACCACTCCTCATAATTTTCACAATTCTATCAAGGTGCTACATAAATCTCCAGgaatctttttattttatcctcTAAAACTCCTGAATCGTCCTTGCTACTTAGATGATTCCTAGATGATTAATAAAGCGCATGCATACTAGGTATTTCTTTAAGCTCATGCTTTACACCTTTTTCGAATTAGCTTTTCAactataaacagggtgtctacaagtccggaatttctggaaagttcggaaatagtattgaatttttaagggtggtccggaagtactgaaaaagtgcggaaatccactagaaggtctggaatttttcatttttgttgcaatttgagagagaaattcaaaatgttgaaatttttcgaatttcgtcaaatggaggtactgaaaaagtactgaatttttccgttgaggaggtactgaatttcttgggaatgtattgaaaaagtactgatttttggccagcctgttttagtagacaccctgataaagattttattttgaccGAAAGCATTCCAAGCAAGCCGGAAACTTTAAGAGGGTGATACTTTAATCTCCCTCTTAGAATCTGTGCAGCTTTCCTGACTCAGGACTCACCCAGCAGCTGTACAGTAGCACATTGCATCGACGtcgtgaaataaaaaaatgcccGTCACCTTAGATGGGACTTGAATTATTCAAGTATGCAGGTATTGcattttgcatgtttttttcAGCTAACGataatcaatgaattttttttcttttgtaggTGTTTAGATGAAGCTGAATCTGGTATTGATGTAAGTGAGCGAGCGGACCGTAGCCTATTCGTGCAAGAAATGCTACTAGTAGCTTTAGGCCTGGATAACCAATCAGGCGAGAAAGAGAAGCCAAGCAGCGTGGCAGCTGCGCTCTCGCAGCCTCTCACTTTCCCATCCAAACCGAGTGCGCCGGAGACCCAAACCGTACCCAAGCGGCAAACCCAGCGCAATGGCAGCAGTGGCAGCAGTGGTAGTACCAATGTTGTCGCGGTGTCCAGGCCACAACAGCTGCCTGTGACGACGGCTGCACCACAAGTGAATAGACTGCATCCTAGGTTTTTTAATAGAGAGGTTGGACTAGGCGCCATTCCTTCCAATACTGCACTGCGGAAACCCATGCGGTCTGGCCCGGTCGATAGCAGAAATCAGAACCAATCCTCCGAGCCACCGCCTTCCCATTAACGCTGCCCCAACTTCCTCTAGTCTTATCATCTAGCCTGGCGTCGTGCCTCGGTGGCCCGTCCCTCAAACGGCCCCCTCTttatatataaatattatatatcTTGGTTATTTCCTTGTTATCTACCGTGTATAATTTTGCCACCCTCCCAGCCGCGGAGAGTTTTGTCCCTTCTATTGTCCCCCTCCTTTGCCCCATCTCTCACTCTTCACCATTCTGTGATGCTCCGCATAAGACACTCAAGTTCAGTTTTTTGATCCAAAAAATGAACCATTGTGTTTCGTAAGTCATCCAGCAAGATCTCCCCTCCTGACCCTACTGTTCCCGAAAGTTCAAAGAAAGGAATAAACTCTCAATTCAATCAAAACCTTCATAAAGCATTATCAAATCAGACATTGGAGTTTTTataaaatgtgtaatttctgcATGTTTGGAGAGTTAGAACTCAAAAGCCGTCTATGCTATCTCATTATTTCAGAAGTAGTTAATTTTAACTGCACTTTCTCTGTAGTATGTCTGTAAAGCACTTGACGAAGGCTCTCTAgtacttaaaaacgcaaaacTGGTCTGCTTCTCAATCCTGtagaatgtttttaaaaaaccgagtACATCCTTAACTCATTTGCCTGTTTctgggttttaattttttgataaaattttg
The genomic region above belongs to Bemisia tabaci chromosome 8, PGI_BMITA_v3 and contains:
- the LOC109030258 gene encoding E3 ubiquitin-protein ligase KCMF1 isoform X1 codes for the protein MTSRHEGVSCDSCLKGNFRGRRFKCLICFDYDLCANCYEGGATSTRHTTEHPVQCILTRADFELYYGGESLALDQPQVFTCPFCGSMGHTDSGLQEHVAAEHSDLSYEVICPICASLPGGEANLTTDDFAGHLTLEHRSGPRDLISFLDDPMNTRHSLRRITHSNRGVGPSNRARRTNMHFSSSGVVSHLSSSSRESVDPIAELLSQLSGVRRNAGSTGSNSSQLQQLQMQLQLERQQVRAARQQLERLPRRQNQNAIPSNGTSNNGLSSVGNAQQSDVSAQTQQSQNQSQYLLTRCLDEAESGIDVSERADRSLFVQEMLLVALGLDNQSGEKEKPSSVAAALSQPLTFPSKPSAPETQTVPKRQTQRNGSSGSSGSTNVVAVSRPQQLPVTTAAPQVNRLHPRFFNREVGLGAIPSNTALRKPMRSGPVDSRNQNQSSEPPPSH
- the LOC109030258 gene encoding E3 ubiquitin-protein ligase KCMF1 isoform X2, with the protein product MTSRHEGVSCDSCLKGNFRGRRFKCLICFDYDLCANCYEGGATSTRHTTEHPVQCILTRADFELYYGGESLALDQPQVFTCPFCGSMGHTDSGLQEHVAAEHSDLSYEVICPICASLPGGEANLTTDDFAGHLTLEHRSGPRDLISFLDDPMNTRHSLRRITHSNRGVGPSNRARRTNMHFSRESVDPIAELLSQLSGVRRNAGSTGSNSSQLQQLQMQLQLERQQVRAARQQLERLPRRQNQNAIPSNGTSNNGLSSVGNAQQSDVSAQTQQSQNQSQYLLTRCLDEAESGIDVSERADRSLFVQEMLLVALGLDNQSGEKEKPSSVAAALSQPLTFPSKPSAPETQTVPKRQTQRNGSSGSSGSTNVVAVSRPQQLPVTTAAPQVNRLHPRFFNREVGLGAIPSNTALRKPMRSGPVDSRNQNQSSEPPPSH